The Motacilla alba alba isolate MOTALB_02 chromosome 13, Motacilla_alba_V1.0_pri, whole genome shotgun sequence sequence gggagaggagaggcacCCACAGCAATCCCAAAGGGCTCCTGGGAAGGGAAATCTTGCGGCAGATTTGTGCATCCAAACCACCGCGAGCGTTTGCGGCCgcagagggaacagcaggaCATTCATCATCCAGGGGGGAACACCAGTGTGGGTGCTGGCAAATCCAACCCCGAGGCTTCCCAGGGAATCTGCAGCGTGGACAAGGCTCATCCCCACAGCCAAGGCAGGGTTTTTTACAAACGCCTTTCTCAAGCACCTCTAATCCCACTCCAGAAAAGTCCGAGCTGTCCCAGAGCTTCCAGCCACAGTCCAGGAGGGATTTGATTACAGGGAAGggcaaaggcaaaaaaaaaccaaaacaaaataaaacaaaaagcccctTTTCCTAACAGAGACtactttcttttcaaagtaACAGgatctgagcagcacagggaaaaagccaaaaaaagaaaaattccttttttttttaaatgtaaacattCTCTGCATAAGGTGCAGGGTCTCGGATGTCTGTACAGGAACATGGAAAAGTTTGGAAAAGAGAGCTCCAGAGCCAGAAATGCAGCTGCCCCTTCCATTTCTGGAGCATCACAGACATGGAGAAACGTTCAGCATTCACTTTGTCAACACCTACACAGCAAAAATGCTTCCAGAACTCCATGGCTAAAAGCATCCCACCATTGCAACAAAGAGTACTTTTGTAGCTTTtatactttcaaaaaaaaaaaattacattatttacTAGCAATGGATATATATGCAGAAGCACATCACACTACAGCAATAGTTCATCAAGTTATCATTGACCTTCACCAAACATTATGCACAGTTGCTCCAGAGATTCCCTCTTTCCTCCCCAAGCTTTCTGtggaaggcaaagaaaagctGGGCTTGGtttggctgctcctgggctgaggtttTTCGGTGTCGTTACACCCCAAATTTAAGGTGTCTATTAAAAACCCAACTTATCACCCCACCAATTCATTTTCCAAAACGCtccccagctccagagaagCAAAGGCTTTCAGGAAATGGGTCCcaagctgtgttttgtgtgggggaccccaaaaactgCGATGCCCCGAGGGACAGATCTGACAGAGGGGGGCTCTGAAGGAGCAGCTGTCACTGGGGTGGGGAAGAAGACCCTGAGCATCCTTCTGCAGCGCCCCAAATGGACCTGCAGCACACCTGGGGCTTTTCTGGGGCCAGGTGTTTGTGCCTCTCTGCCCTTCAAGCTCTTCAGGAGCGTGACTTTCACCGGGTCGTTACTTCTGGCTCGGGCAGAAGTGACAAAAAGAGTAGAAAAACCGGAGCTGTGTCAAACTGACAGGATAAAAAAGCTTCTCCTGGCATCAGtgcccagccagagctgagcaggaatGGCACAGAGGGCTGAGAGGGGGggaatttaaaaatcccaaattgaTTCCTCCTCGCTTGTGTCGTGTGCGTTAAAATTCTGTTCCAGCATTTACACCCAGGGTCTGAGGGTGGGGACAGCACCCCAGGGGCCAAAACCCAGCCAGGACATGCTGCCAGCACCCTCCTGCTGCAATCCAGGggctctccatcccctcctgggGTTCTCCATCCACTCCTGGggctctccatcccctcctggggctctccatcccctcctgggGTTCTCCATCCACTCCTGGggctctccatcccctcctggggctctccATCAACTCCTGGGGTTCTCCAtcctctcctggggctctccatcccctcctgagGCTCTCCATTCCCTCCTGGggctctccatcccctccaggggctctccatcccctcctggggttctccatcccctcctggggctctccatcccctcctggggctctccatcctctcctggggctctccATCCCCTTCAGGggctctccatcccctcctggggctctccatcccctcctggggttctccatcccctcctgggGTTCTCCATCCTCTCCTGGGGTTCTCCATCCTCTCCTGCAGgtctccatcccctccccaccAGCCCCCCCAGGACAGCCCCTGCTCAGTGCCACTTCAGCCACTCAAATACATTTCCCTCCCTCAGGGGACACCCCCTCTGCCCCAGAATTCACCCCACACTGCCAGCCTTCTCCCCTGCACTGGAATCTGCACCAAAGCCCAACTTTTAGGGCAAACTCAATGGTTTGAGGCACAAATGTTCTCTGTTCTGTCACAATTTCCAGTTCTATGCATGCCCCTCTCAGCCGTGTGCCTTTCCAGCTTGTTGCTGATATTTTTAACAGACATTTTGAGATTTCAAGTTCTTTCCTGATAGAAATCTTGTAAAATTGTGTTTCTGCAGGGTGTGTGCTCAGTAGTGCTGTCACTTTATACAGGGAGGGTCAAACTCTTCACTGGCTCCTCTAAAAGCATTTCACCACTGAATTCTTTCAGGTGTTGAGATGTGATTAAGGAGGGGGAGGCTGTTCAAGGGAATTTTCATGAACAAAATCTCTGTTCTATTCAGAACCCACTCCCACCACGGCCTGCAGAGCATCACCTTTCCTCCCTGCCATAAAAGCAGTTCGTATGAACCATGATCATGTGGACCAGTGTCACAAACCCGAGCCTTTTCCAGCTCACAGggggcacagggaaggaaggaaggagcaatcccagccccagcatctCAAAACCAGCACCTGGTGACAAACTGCCTGaatgcaaatagaaaaaaataaataataataaaaggaTCCTACaaaaattaagaggaaaaaagtggtGTTTTAGTGTTCATAGCTCCAGGTTTGCTCCTCCTTAATCCATCAgaatttcccccttttccaggAGGGACTGCAGGGAAATGACACCATAAAGAGTATTTAGCCAGACATATAAATTATGCCTTATAAGACAAGTAGTGTCTTCCTGGCATGAACCCATCCTTTGCCCAGAGAAAACccaagagagatttttttttcacttgtttatGTAGCAAatatttcccccctcccctggAATGCAAAAGATTCGGCTGCAAAAGACCTCAAGTACAGTAAAtcaaatttgctttaaaaaaactccacaatAGAAAACTTGTTCTAGGTTAGTATTGATCAGCTCACTTTCACCTTtgaaaataaaggggaaaaaaaagaagaggaaaaagaaaagcaaagcaagtcACTTTGGTGATTATGAGAACAGGGAACTCATTTCCCTTCCTACAGCTCTGCCACTGCATTTCAGGCATCCTGCACCAAGTGGGGCCAGTGGAGCTGGCAGAAACCCTCAGGTTTGATATGAAATGAGGACCAAAAAAAGCTGTAGttgggtggggtggggtgggaaaTGCAAAGAAACCGTGGCTCTGTTTCCCAACCATCAATGAAATTCTGCTTCCACCTGCTGGGATGTCCCTGATCATCCTGACTCTGGTGCAAGAGCTCCCTCGGAGTTTCTGAGCGCCAGAAATTTGATTTCTATGGAATTACTGAAGGAGCAGAAGTTTAAAATTGTCAAGGGAATCCCCAGCTTAATTCACAGAGGGAAGGCagaaaccaggagaaaaaaaaaatctgctattCCCATCTTAAGAGCACATTTGACTTTGGAAGAAGTGATTTCAGTGATGGCTTAAACCCCAAGCAAAGAGAAATGATGATGAAAAGAGCAGGGCCTTGCTCTCCAGCAAAGGCAggggtgcagagcagccacagagcagctctggtggggGAACAAACTGCATCCCCCCAGCCCAGTGAGACCCCAGAAGGATTTGTCACCTGCTGCAGGGCCCCTGGTACATTCTGAAGGGCCAGCACTGGCTGGGGGACAcgctctgtgctgctgaggccaccccagctgtcctggagagcccccccagccccaaggCTGGCTCCCAGTGACACCCCGAGAGCTGGCACCTGTGCGCTGCTGCACCCTGAGCATCTCCAAGCTTGGAGCCTCCAGGGGAGCTGCAATCCATCACACCCGGCTGGAAGTGCGGCCCCCTGGCCCGGGGGGGCTGTGGGACACAGGGATCACAGAGCAGCACTCACCCCTCCAGGGCCTGAGGGCAGGAGTTCAGCAGGCACAGACTCAGGTGcccagaggcaggagctgaggctgagcAGCGCTGGGGCAGGGGAATTACAGTACAGAGCAGACAGGGCTGAGTTATTGCCTGAGGCGGCGGCACAGGGCTGCACTGCACCTTGGAATGTACAATTGCTGCCTCTGAGCAtcaccaggagctgccagacagcaaagcccagcccagctccagtgcCCAGGGCTAGCTGTGCCTCATCAGAGCCCGGGCACACCCCGAGGGATCCCCGTGCCCCCCGggctccttcctgcaggagctgtgcgTGCTGCTGGTGTGGAACTGGAAACACTGATTCCGTGTGAAGCtgggtttttaaataaaagtgctCTGTTGCTCCGGCCTCGTGGATCAGGACACCACTGCCAGTTCCAGGACCATTACACATCCGTACGCAGTGGAGAACaatctcttccctccctcttctcccttccctcgctctgccctgccccgctgctcctgctgtcGTGTTCAATGCGGGGTCGGGCGAGCCCCAGAGGCCAGCTTACATTTGTACATTTTTGCAGATCTCCATCacagatggaattttttttttcttttttttgctggtCATTTCTTGCAACCCATCCACGAGCAGAACAACCCCGGAAAGAAGAGAGGGCAGTGAAACCAAACCCCACAAGAGAGGACTCAGCAGAGAAGAGCCACCGAACGGGCGGCCGTCAGTTCTCCACCGGGGTGGGATTTGCTAAGGGCTGGCTCACGATGACTTGCACCACGTAATCCTTTGGGATTTTCAGCTCCTCCAGTTTCATTTTGTCTGCCAGGGGTCTCCCAGAGAAGAACCAGCGCTGGCTGCCCGGCTCCACTCCCTCCACGGCGTGCAGCCGCCGCTTCATGTGGTACACGGTGTCCATGCTGCGCACCAGCAGCTTCAGGTCTTTGCCCGTGGACAGGCGCAGGCGCAGCTGGCACTCGTGCCCAGAGTTGGCAGGGGGCTCGGGGATATCCAGAGTCTCCAGGTCACCCTTCTCCTCGATCATGTTGATGGGTGGGGCGAGGCAGTAGACGGGGAGCTGGTAGCGGTTGCCCAGTTCATCGTAACACTCTGTAAGAGCACCTTGAGGAGAGAACAGGGGGAGAGTGAGTGGGAATTGCTGGCACATTTCACACTGCACTGGTCACTCGGGGGAGTTtcaccctgctctgccaccaccCAAGAGGTGAGGTCGGGATTCAGGCTTTAAAGGACCAGGCAAAAATCATCAATGCCCCAAATTGTTGGCATACAGACAAAAATCATCAAGGCCCCAAATTGTTTGCATAAAGGCAAAAATCATCAATGCTCCGTCTTGGTTGcataaatacaaaaatcatCAATGCTTCACGTTGCTTGCATACAGACAAAAATCATCAATGCTCCACCTTGTCTGcataaatacaaaaatcatCAATACCCCAAATTGTTtgcaaacagacaaaaatcatCAATGCTCCACATTTTTggaaacagacaaaaatcaTCAATACCCCAACTTGTTTgcataaagacaaaaatcatCAATGCTCCACCTTGGTTGcataaatacaaaaatcatTAATGCCCCAAAGTGTTTGCATACAGACAAAAATCATCAATGCTCCACCTTGTCTGcataaatacaaaaatcatCAATGCCCCACCTTGTTTGAAACTTGGGGTTGAGATAAAAGCACCCCCCAACAGCCAAACACCCAGAAAAACCAGGCTAAAGtcccacagcaggcaggaggatgaggatgggcTCCCGTGTctcatttcagcagcagcacggccAAGGGTCAGGACACAAAAATGCCACTTGGAGCAAGTCCACCAGGCTGAGCCCGAGCTGTGAAAATGCGGGAGAGCTCCGTGAAAGGAGGATTTTGTACCTTCTCAAACATCCCCAAATTGCTGAAATGGTTCTTGCAGGCCTCGTGTTTTAGCGAGCGCTGCCAGGACAAACAAACTCGGCCACCCAAGGCTGCGgctc is a genomic window containing:
- the UBTD2 gene encoding ubiquitin domain-containing protein 2, whose translation is MGGCVGSHHDSSGSLNENSDGTGVALGRNQPLKKEKPKWKSDYPMTDGQLRSKRDEFWDTAPAFEGRKEIWDALKAAAHAFESNDHELAQAIIDGANITLPHGALTECYDELGNRYQLPVYCLAPPINMIEEKGDLETLDIPEPPANSGHECQLRLRLSTGKDLKLLVRSMDTVYHMKRRLHAVEGVEPGSQRWFFSGRPLADKMKLEELKIPKDYVVQVIVSQPLANPTPVEN